One genomic window of Elaeis guineensis isolate ETL-2024a chromosome 2, EG11, whole genome shotgun sequence includes the following:
- the LOC105046034 gene encoding bZIP transcription factor 44 — MSMTSSSGTSSGSSGLLLPGSEAAAFDQKKQKRMLSNRESARRSRMRKQKHLDDLRTQVSQLRQQGGRILAALNHTTKQYVGVETENSVLRTQMMELTSRLNSLHEILHFLNGGDLSSSHGLLSACEGPQIADGFGNPCNSVYMSQPIMASADMLQYYY, encoded by the coding sequence ATGAGTATGACTTCTTCCAGTGGGACTTCTTCTGGATCATCGGGCCTGCTGCTTCCGGGGTCCGAAGCGGCGGCGTTCGATCAGAAGAAGCAGAAGCGGATGCTGTCGAACCGGGAGTCGGCTCGGCGATCCCGAATGCGGAAGCAGAAGCATCTGGACGATCTGAGGACCCAGGTGAGCCAGCTGAGGCAGCAGGGCGGCCGCATCCTCGCAGCTCTAAACCACACCACCAAGCAGTACGTGGGTGTGGAGACTGAGAACTCTGTGCTCAGGACTCAGATGATGGAGCTCACTTCCAGACTGAACTCCCTCCATGAGATCCTCCACTTCTTGAATGGAGGAGACTTGAGCAGCAGCCATGGGCTGCTTTCGGCGTGTGAGGGGCCTCAGATCGCTGATGGATTCGGCAATCCTTGCAACTCTGTGTATATGAGCCAGCCCATCATGGCCTCAGCGGACATGCTCCAATACTACTACTAG